From Anaerohalosphaera lusitana, one genomic window encodes:
- a CDS encoding lysylphosphatidylglycerol synthase transmembrane domain-containing protein: MSPAWTSTHKQFMTVSIRVLIAAGALYLVFKGEDLTELGDVMLGLNKLVFAGALGLYLAGQAVFVLRWRLISSVQSVHFGFFAGLKLHFLGLFYNNCLPSAVGGDLLRAWYVTKHCDPDRKVEAVLSVAVDRAVGLIGMILMAATFYFLWPVETADAQTAPVTAGEGGGQLVGFLKFGGVLFLCVLFALAVLTASKKGRNWLVSLVSRVEHLFIHVVKTFVTAVGLYSRRMHVILLGIVLTFFSQGLCILGFWLCGRNLGLDVNVKYYYVLFPVSWMIGSLPISIGGVGLMEGWLKIAFTKLSGGQSVLAAAVAICQRLIWLIGSIPGLLIHIFGAHLPTHKEEIFIDSAEEID, from the coding sequence TTGTCGCCAGCCTGGACCAGCACCCATAAGCAGTTCATGACCGTCTCGATCCGGGTTTTGATCGCTGCTGGAGCCCTGTATCTGGTTTTCAAAGGTGAAGATCTAACCGAGCTGGGCGATGTAATGCTTGGGCTCAACAAGCTCGTTTTTGCGGGTGCACTGGGGCTTTATTTAGCAGGTCAGGCTGTTTTTGTACTTCGCTGGCGGCTCATTTCGAGTGTTCAATCCGTGCATTTTGGCTTTTTTGCAGGGCTTAAGCTGCACTTTCTTGGGCTTTTCTACAATAATTGCCTGCCCAGCGCGGTCGGAGGCGATCTGCTTCGGGCCTGGTACGTAACCAAGCATTGTGACCCTGATCGCAAGGTCGAAGCGGTTTTGAGTGTCGCTGTTGACAGAGCTGTAGGTCTGATCGGAATGATCCTGATGGCTGCGACTTTCTATTTTCTCTGGCCTGTAGAGACGGCTGACGCCCAAACAGCTCCTGTAACCGCAGGTGAGGGGGGCGGCCAGCTTGTAGGATTTCTAAAATTCGGTGGTGTTCTGTTTCTCTGCGTACTTTTTGCTTTGGCGGTCCTTACAGCGTCAAAAAAGGGTCGTAATTGGCTCGTAAGTTTGGTCAGCAGGGTCGAGCATTTATTTATACATGTCGTCAAAACGTTCGTAACAGCCGTTGGTCTTTATTCCAGACGAATGCATGTAATACTGCTAGGGATCGTATTGACGTTTTTTTCGCAGGGCCTTTGCATACTGGGCTTCTGGCTGTGCGGACGGAACCTTGGTCTGGACGTTAATGTAAAGTATTACTATGTACTATTTCCGGTTTCGTGGATGATCGGTTCGCTTCCGATCAGTATCGGAGGGGTCGGGCTGATGGAGGGGTGGTTGAAGATAGCCTTCACCAAGCTTTCCGGTGGTCAGTCAGTGCTTGCAGCGGCAGTGGCTATCTGTCAGCGACTGATCTGGCTGATCGGCTCGATACCCGGCTTGCTGATACATATTTTTGGTGCACATCTGCCGACACACAAAGAAGAGATTTTTATTGACTCGGCCGAAGAGATAGATTAG
- a CDS encoding DUF502 domain-containing protein, which produces MRALKNFRTYFLRGLAALLPTIVTLWIFFQSYMFVENRVSVHVNRWLVQTILLFTDRYSKEFLTDFWVHGPGKITGFFVAIVGVVFIGAFLASVVGRSFWHVIERTLMRAPLIKKVYPFVKQITDFLLTQKTLSFTRVVALQYPRRGVWSVGMVTGTGLKTISKAKNKEFLTVFVPTSPTPFTGYVIMTPRDETIELDMTIEEALRFTISGGVITPSDRETFKQLSESDQKAIDSEK; this is translated from the coding sequence ATGCGGGCTTTGAAAAACTTTAGAACTTACTTTCTGCGGGGCTTGGCTGCCCTTTTGCCGACGATTGTAACCCTTTGGATATTCTTCCAATCCTACATGTTCGTCGAGAACAGGGTCAGTGTGCACGTCAACAGATGGCTCGTGCAGACCATTCTGTTATTTACCGACAGGTACAGCAAGGAATTCCTGACCGATTTCTGGGTTCACGGTCCCGGCAAGATTACCGGTTTCTTTGTTGCGATTGTCGGCGTAGTATTTATTGGAGCGTTCCTTGCGAGCGTAGTAGGCCGTTCGTTCTGGCACGTTATAGAACGTACCCTGATGAGGGCTCCGCTGATAAAAAAGGTGTATCCGTTTGTTAAACAGATCACTGATTTTCTTTTGACGCAGAAAACGTTGTCTTTTACGAGGGTTGTGGCCCTTCAATACCCTCGAAGAGGTGTATGGTCGGTAGGTATGGTTACCGGAACGGGACTGAAAACGATCTCGAAGGCTAAAAACAAGGAATTTTTAACGGTTTTTGTGCCTACATCGCCTACACCTTTTACAGGATATGTTATAATGACACCCAGAGATGAAACGATAGAACTTGATATGACGATAGAGGAAGCACTGAGATTTACTATTAGCGGCGGCGTTATCACGCCATCTGACCGTGAGACTTTCAAGCAGCTTTCTGAAAGCGATCAGAAGGCGATCGATAGCGAAAAATAG
- the hpf gene encoding ribosome hibernation-promoting factor, HPF/YfiA family — MLFTITGKHLDVTEAMKAHAEEKTAKLPRYFDGINQVEVVIEGNEGGRTSVEIIARGEHNNIFIAKEAGDDTYACIDIVVHKLQRQLRKKKQKQRNNKHIPGPSAAGIPPESEEEVA, encoded by the coding sequence ATGCTTTTCACGATCACAGGTAAACACTTGGACGTTACAGAAGCAATGAAGGCACACGCTGAAGAGAAGACAGCTAAGCTGCCCCGATACTTCGACGGTATCAACCAGGTCGAAGTGGTTATCGAGGGTAACGAGGGAGGACGAACTTCGGTTGAGATCATCGCCCGCGGCGAACATAACAATATTTTCATTGCCAAAGAAGCCGGCGATGATACATATGCATGCATAGATATAGTCGTTCACAAGCTGCAGAGACAGCTTAGGAAGAAAAAACAGAAACAGCGTAACAATAAGCATATCCCAGGTCCATCTGCGGCAGGCATTCCTCCTGAATCAGAGGAAGAAGTCGCCTGA
- a CDS encoding PTS sugar transporter subunit IIA has translation MKLKDFICFDAIVPELDSNDRDAVISELVNSLEKAGKTQGIPVDELIEAVIKRENEASTGIGKGIAVPHVKHSGIKKLVGTIGCSSAGVDFSALDKQPTYSVMLLLSPAEDPDRHLQAMECIFKNLQNDDFRKFLRQAQTAEKIKEVVEDVGGK, from the coding sequence ATGAAACTAAAGGATTTTATTTGCTTCGACGCTATTGTGCCCGAACTGGATTCGAATGACCGTGACGCAGTTATATCTGAGCTGGTCAATTCGCTGGAAAAAGCCGGCAAGACACAGGGAATACCTGTTGATGAATTGATCGAGGCTGTAATTAAACGAGAAAACGAAGCCAGTACCGGTATTGGCAAAGGTATTGCCGTGCCCCATGTGAAGCATTCAGGTATCAAGAAGCTGGTTGGCACGATTGGTTGCAGCAGCGCCGGAGTTGATTTTTCCGCTCTCGATAAACAGCCGACCTATTCTGTAATGCTTCTTCTCAGCCCCGCTGAGGATCCGGACAGGCATCTTCAGGCAATGGAGTGCATTTTCAAGAATCTGCAAAATGACGATTTCAGAAAGTTCCTTCGTCAGGCCCAGACAGCCGAGAAGATCAAAGAAGTCGTTGAGGATGTTGGTGGTAAATGA
- a CDS encoding HPr family phosphocarrier protein, whose protein sequence is MAENIKDIEVEIKNADGLHMRPAMQFVDIASKYDSGITVSNGESTVDAKSIMQVTMLAATCGTRLQIHIEGEDAEDAAEDLRQLVEDKMFDEPAGAPSGDDGRNN, encoded by the coding sequence GTGGCCGAAAACATAAAGGACATCGAAGTTGAAATAAAGAATGCTGACGGGCTGCATATGCGTCCTGCTATGCAATTCGTTGATATTGCAAGTAAGTACGACAGTGGCATTACAGTGTCTAACGGTGAGTCCACAGTTGACGCTAAGAGCATCATGCAGGTTACGATGCTGGCGGCCACATGCGGGACAAGGTTGCAGATTCATATTGAAGGCGAAGATGCCGAAGACGCAGCAGAAGATTTGCGACAGCTTGTTGAGGATAAGATGTTTGACGAGCCTGCTGGAGCACCTTCCGGCGACGACGGCCGAAACAACTAA
- the ptsP gene encoding phosphoenolpyruvate--protein phosphotransferase, with protein sequence MEIRKGIAVSPGIAIAGPLVIDSKDFRIPRRSILPSQREQEVQRVRDAFAGAIHELSKLEKAEGVQKDNIKDIFAVHLRFLRDKSFLARITDFVSEELVTAEYAVSTILREIASHFASIDDVYISERAADIYDIENRLLTQLLGKVQESVEHTSEESVVIAHDLTPTQTASFNKEFIKGFATEAGGRTSHTAIVARTLGIPAVVAIEDLTSAVTPNSTIIIDGNRGVVVVDPDEETRRQYEDYAREFIRLEHELDNLRDKPAVTRDGVVVKLLGNIEFPAEADMVLEKGGEGIGLYRTEFLYLYSGSEPTEEDHYEAYAQTVRNFGEKPVVIRTMDLGADKLPHDSPYPADTNPVLGLRSIRYCLQNLTLFKTQLRAILRASVLGNIRVMFPLITNLQELRQAKMILRDVMEDLDEYEVPYNPSIPIGIMVETPSAALTASLLASEVDFFSIGTNDLIQYTLAVDRSNERVATLSTAADPAVLRLLRSVIHDANKGKIDLSICGEVASDPEFVMLLLGMGVRTLSMASPMIPEIKQIVRSVTIEECNYLARKVATMDSPRQIKNFLRDSATKILPEAF encoded by the coding sequence ATGGAAATAAGAAAAGGTATTGCTGTATCGCCCGGTATCGCTATAGCCGGGCCTCTTGTAATTGATTCGAAGGATTTCAGGATCCCTCGAAGATCAATTCTGCCTTCCCAGCGGGAGCAGGAAGTTCAACGTGTGCGCGATGCCTTTGCCGGAGCCATACACGAGCTGAGCAAGCTCGAAAAAGCCGAAGGCGTTCAAAAAGACAATATCAAGGATATTTTCGCCGTTCATCTTCGTTTCCTGCGTGACAAGAGCTTTCTGGCCAGGATCACCGATTTCGTATCAGAAGAGCTGGTAACGGCAGAATACGCTGTATCTACTATCCTGCGTGAGATCGCATCGCATTTCGCAAGCATAGACGATGTGTACATCAGCGAACGTGCGGCTGACATCTATGACATCGAGAATCGTCTGCTCACACAATTGCTGGGCAAGGTTCAGGAATCCGTCGAGCACACCAGCGAAGAGAGCGTCGTAATCGCCCACGATCTGACGCCGACGCAGACTGCCAGCTTCAACAAGGAATTCATCAAAGGTTTCGCAACTGAGGCCGGTGGGCGAACGAGTCATACCGCGATTGTAGCTAGAACGCTGGGCATACCGGCTGTTGTAGCTATCGAGGATCTCACGTCGGCTGTCACGCCAAACAGCACCATTATAATCGACGGTAATCGCGGCGTGGTGGTGGTCGACCCGGACGAGGAAACGCGGAGACAGTATGAGGATTATGCCCGCGAGTTCATACGGCTCGAGCATGAGCTGGACAACCTTCGCGACAAGCCCGCGGTAACTCGTGACGGTGTGGTTGTCAAATTGCTGGGCAACATCGAATTTCCTGCTGAAGCTGATATGGTTCTCGAAAAGGGCGGTGAAGGCATAGGCCTGTATCGAACGGAGTTCTTGTATCTTTACAGCGGTTCCGAACCAACCGAAGAGGATCACTATGAAGCTTATGCCCAGACGGTTCGAAATTTCGGCGAAAAACCAGTCGTAATACGGACGATGGACCTGGGTGCGGATAAACTGCCTCATGACAGCCCTTATCCTGCCGATACTAATCCAGTGCTTGGTCTGCGGTCAATACGTTACTGCCTGCAGAATTTGACATTGTTCAAGACTCAGCTACGTGCGATACTGCGTGCATCTGTACTCGGTAATATTCGGGTGATGTTCCCGCTTATTACCAATTTGCAGGAGCTCCGCCAGGCCAAGATGATCCTGCGGGACGTCATGGAAGATCTTGACGAATACGAGGTGCCTTACAATCCAAGCATCCCTATCGGCATCATGGTCGAGACACCCAGTGCAGCGCTGACCGCGTCTCTGCTAGCCTCGGAAGTCGATTTTTTCAGTATCGGGACAAACGACCTGATACAGTATACGCTTGCGGTTGACAGGTCCAACGAGCGTGTTGCGACACTATCTACGGCGGCTGATCCGGCTGTCCTTCGACTGCTTCGAAGCGTAATACATGATGCCAATAAGGGTAAGATCGACCTGAGCATTTGCGGCGAGGTCGCATCTGACCCTGAATTCGTGATGCTGCTGCTCGGTATGGGAGTGCGGACGTTGTCTATGGCATCGCCTATGATACCTGAGATCAAACAGATCGTACGATCTGTAACCATAGAGGAATGTAATTATCTGGCCCGGAAAGTGGCGACTATGGATTCGCCTCGCCAGATAAAGAATTTCCTGAGAGATTCGGCAACTAAAATTTTGCCCGAAGCGTTCTAG
- a CDS encoding TIGR03936 family radical SAM-associated protein: MTATENKTLLIWFRVGGSLRFLSHREGATMIERALIRADIPVKFSQGFNPRPRLSLPLPRSVGTACERDLACVGLDAAEPDERLIAEDLARELPAGADLLEIEIREGRISPHASAATYVIPAGKLMEDREFVDAVALLEAKLRKGEPVVVIRRSKKGRTVQKDVSQFIARIENRGGEICIETLITDAGSVRVDELLTLLGVDMTRLAGPITRTNVVWDI, encoded by the coding sequence ATGACAGCAACGGAAAATAAAACTTTGTTAATCTGGTTTCGGGTTGGGGGAAGCCTGAGATTTCTGTCGCACCGAGAGGGCGCGACAATGATAGAACGTGCGCTTATAAGAGCTGACATTCCCGTTAAATTCAGCCAGGGATTCAATCCTCGTCCCCGCCTTTCACTTCCCTTGCCCAGAAGTGTCGGTACTGCGTGCGAAAGAGACCTGGCCTGCGTTGGGCTCGATGCTGCCGAGCCCGATGAAAGGCTTATTGCCGAAGATTTAGCCCGGGAACTGCCTGCCGGAGCGGATCTGCTTGAAATAGAAATACGGGAGGGGCGCATTTCTCCGCACGCTTCAGCAGCCACCTACGTAATTCCTGCAGGAAAACTGATGGAGGACAGGGAATTCGTCGATGCGGTCGCTCTTTTGGAGGCCAAACTGCGTAAGGGTGAGCCGGTAGTGGTGATCCGTCGGAGCAAGAAAGGACGAACTGTTCAGAAGGATGTTTCTCAGTTCATTGCACGGATCGAGAACAGAGGTGGTGAGATATGCATCGAAACGCTGATCACGGATGCCGGGTCGGTGCGCGTAGATGAACTTTTAACCCTGCTTGGCGTTGATATGACACGTCTGGCAGGTCCGATTACCCGCACGAATGTAGTGTGGGATATATGA
- a CDS encoding Rne/Rng family ribonuclease: MSKEMLINSVQGEECRVAVVDNKKLDELYIERASLVSHVGNMYKGKIVNIEPSIQAAFIDFGLAKNGFLHISDVHPKYLSGKADKSEKIGRRQSLSKRPPIQRCLKKGQELIVQVTKEGIGTKGPTLTTYLSLPGKHIVMMPGMSKVGVSQKIEDEDERKRLKKIIDSLELPKDFGFIIRTAAIGATKRSLRNDVNYLTRLWKAIRKKMETSKAPAEIYKESDLVIRTIRDVFTSSISKIVCDSEIVSKKARDFLSIIQPRLKRRVIYYDGKTPLFHKYGIEQEITNIQSSRVELNCGGSLVIEQTEALVAIDVNSGRYRKHENAEATAHKTNMEAAKEIVRQLKLRDLGGLIVCDFIDMRDRKNKRQVEQIFRDELKSDRARSKALRMSAFGLIEVTRQRMRPSLQSTTYLKCPRCGGKGIIKNLESQSLELMRTLNLAVARGDIKRIEMLVEPDVASFMLNENRAAITQIETQSDKQILIKGDPNVLGDDFKIDCFNERGSKVQFMG; the protein is encoded by the coding sequence ATGTCAAAAGAAATGCTAATTAACTCTGTGCAGGGCGAAGAATGCCGTGTCGCAGTAGTAGATAACAAAAAACTCGATGAACTATACATCGAACGCGCCAGCCTGGTCAGCCATGTTGGCAATATGTACAAAGGAAAGATCGTAAATATCGAACCCAGTATCCAGGCCGCTTTTATTGATTTTGGCCTGGCGAAGAATGGTTTTTTGCACATTAGTGACGTGCATCCGAAATACCTGTCCGGCAAAGCCGACAAATCCGAAAAGATCGGTCGTCGTCAGTCACTCAGCAAACGCCCGCCGATACAGAGATGTCTCAAAAAGGGCCAGGAGCTGATCGTACAGGTTACCAAAGAGGGCATCGGAACGAAGGGGCCTACACTGACAACGTATCTGTCCTTGCCAGGCAAACATATAGTTATGATGCCCGGTATGAGCAAGGTTGGAGTTTCGCAGAAGATCGAGGATGAGGATGAGCGAAAGCGGCTCAAGAAAATCATCGACAGCCTGGAGCTTCCCAAGGATTTCGGCTTTATTATTCGTACAGCCGCTATCGGAGCGACCAAGCGTTCATTGCGTAACGACGTAAATTATCTCACGCGTTTGTGGAAGGCCATCCGCAAAAAGATGGAAACCTCAAAGGCGCCGGCCGAGATATATAAGGAATCCGATCTTGTCATCAGAACCATTCGGGACGTGTTTACGAGCAGTATCAGCAAGATCGTGTGTGACAGCGAGATTGTCTCAAAGAAAGCGCGGGATTTTCTCAGCATCATTCAGCCGAGACTGAAGCGCCGCGTGATATACTATGACGGCAAGACGCCGTTGTTCCACAAGTATGGGATCGAGCAGGAGATAACGAACATTCAGTCGAGCCGTGTCGAGCTGAACTGCGGCGGCTCGCTGGTTATCGAGCAGACTGAGGCGCTGGTCGCTATAGACGTTAACAGCGGGCGATACCGCAAGCATGAGAACGCCGAAGCGACCGCACACAAGACCAACATGGAGGCGGCGAAGGAAATTGTACGCCAGCTCAAATTACGCGACCTGGGCGGCTTGATCGTGTGCGATTTCATCGACATGCGTGATCGCAAGAACAAGCGGCAGGTCGAGCAGATATTTCGCGATGAGCTAAAGAGCGACCGGGCCCGGTCGAAGGCACTGCGTATGAGTGCTTTTGGTCTGATCGAGGTCACAAGGCAGCGGATGCGGCCCTCATTGCAATCGACTACCTACTTGAAATGCCCGCGATGCGGAGGCAAGGGAATAATCAAAAACCTGGAGTCTCAGTCGCTCGAACTTATGCGGACCCTCAACCTTGCGGTTGCGCGTGGTGATATCAAGCGTATCGAAATGCTTGTCGAGCCCGATGTTGCCAGCTTCATGCTCAACGAAAACCGTGCCGCGATCACTCAGATCGAGACGCAAAGCGATAAGCAGATCCTTATTAAAGGGGATCCAAATGTGCTGGGTGACGACTTCAAGATCGATTGTTTCAATGAACGCGGGAGCAAGGTCCAGTTCATGGGCTGA
- a CDS encoding KpsF/GutQ family sugar-phosphate isomerase: MQYDLDFARTVIEDEAKAVGSLARIIDGSFEKAVDLMCNCTGSVIVSGMGKAGIIGNKISATLASTGTPSHFLHPAEGIHGDLGRVQANDVVLALSHSGESEEIVRIIEPLKQREIKLISITGNPKSSLAKHSDVVLAMGKQVEACPLGIAPSVSTTCMLALGDALAFTIMKAREFSTEDYARFHPGGAIGANLITVGQSMMFKPGEKLPLAQTSDTIDDMFKRLEGVKRRGAVMVVNDKGQLAGIITDADLRRAMAKFDGELFAKGCTEIMTPDCKRVTAETLAAEAMAIFHKYRIDELPVVDENDRPIGLIDVQDIVAIKIAR; encoded by the coding sequence GTGCAGTACGATCTTGATTTTGCACGGACAGTTATAGAAGACGAAGCGAAAGCGGTTGGTTCGCTGGCCAGGATTATTGACGGCAGCTTTGAAAAGGCTGTCGATCTAATGTGCAATTGCACAGGTTCTGTGATCGTCAGCGGCATGGGCAAGGCCGGCATCATTGGAAATAAGATCAGTGCGACGCTTGCATCGACCGGAACGCCGAGCCACTTTCTGCATCCGGCCGAGGGGATCCATGGAGATCTGGGGCGTGTGCAGGCAAATGATGTGGTTCTCGCACTCAGTCACAGCGGCGAAAGCGAAGAGATAGTTCGTATAATCGAGCCTCTCAAACAGCGCGAAATAAAGCTGATCTCGATAACAGGCAATCCCAAGTCGAGTCTCGCAAAACACAGTGATGTCGTGCTCGCGATGGGCAAGCAGGTCGAGGCCTGTCCGCTGGGTATCGCACCGAGTGTTTCTACGACGTGCATGCTCGCTTTGGGCGACGCGCTTGCGTTTACGATCATGAAGGCACGCGAATTCTCAACCGAAGATTATGCTCGGTTCCATCCGGGCGGTGCTATAGGCGCGAATCTGATCACCGTCGGTCAGTCGATGATGTTCAAGCCTGGCGAAAAACTGCCGCTTGCACAGACATCGGATACGATCGATGATATGTTCAAAAGGCTCGAAGGGGTCAAGCGTCGTGGTGCCGTAATGGTGGTGAATGACAAGGGCCAGCTCGCGGGGATTATAACGGATGCAGATCTGCGAAGGGCGATGGCGAAATTTGACGGCGAGCTTTTCGCAAAGGGCTGTACGGAAATAATGACGCCGGACTGCAAGAGGGTTACCGCCGAGACACTGGCGGCTGAAGCGATGGCGATCTTCCACAAATATCGGATCGACGAGCTCCCTGTGGTTGACGAAAATGATCGTCCGATCGGCCTGATCGACGTGCAGGACATTGTCGCGATAAAGATCGCAAGATAA
- a CDS encoding KdsC family phosphatase: MDFSNIKMLVMDVDGVLTEGTVVIHEDGSESKFFSLVDGHGIKMWQRAGFRTALISGRASNATTVRAEQLGIEHVQQGCKKKLPAFEKLLDDMDMNADEVVYMGDDLLDLPLVRRAAFGVAVANAVNELKEHADYVTDKPGGRGAVREVIELVLKSTGHWDELMQRYLV; this comes from the coding sequence GTGGATTTTTCAAACATAAAGATGCTCGTAATGGATGTGGACGGCGTGCTTACCGAGGGCACCGTCGTTATACATGAAGACGGATCGGAAAGTAAGTTTTTCAGTCTGGTTGACGGCCATGGGATCAAGATGTGGCAGCGGGCGGGCTTCAGAACCGCACTTATCAGCGGCAGAGCTTCCAACGCTACAACCGTGCGTGCTGAGCAGCTCGGTATAGAGCATGTGCAGCAGGGCTGTAAGAAGAAGCTTCCCGCATTTGAAAAGCTGCTCGACGATATGGACATGAATGCGGACGAGGTCGTTTACATGGGTGATGACCTGCTGGATCTGCCGCTGGTTCGCAGGGCCGCCTTCGGTGTTGCAGTTGCCAACGCTGTCAACGAATTAAAAGAACATGCTGATTACGTCACCGACAAGCCGGGCGGCAGGGGCGCGGTGCGTGAAGTAATAGAACTGGTCCTGAAGAGCACCGGACACTGGGACGAACTTATGCAGCGGTATCTTGTCTGA